In Moorena sp. SIOASIH, the following proteins share a genomic window:
- a CDS encoding peptidase domain-containing ABC transporter → MVQNLAPISSQQLRDTLGQEFNDAEFSRILKQIKFIEPKVGQFWQAEQAEAGIYIVITGKVRLLNSAGEKFATLTEGDSFGESTFFPDASFSPYSARASRNLKLCYLTPELLFPLISKYPNIRDHLYDLARRQNSVLVDSDTQPTPSPQPISPSPPPPSTPAKTISKAYFPNPNQRVGHLWQRVIRRYPYFAQQSGSDCGAACLVMVSRYWGKRFSVNRLRDIANVDRNGASLRGLSAAAESIGFSTRPVKASLDQLAKQKLPAIVHWEGKHYIVVYQITKNSVIVADPAIGQRTLSQQQFKADWSGYALLLQPTALLKDAKETTTTFWQFFELMKPHGVVVLEVFIASLFIQIFGLITPLFTQLILDRVVVQRSGLTLMAVGLGLLMFSLFRVAMMGLRQYLLDHTANKVDAALIVGFIRHTLRLPLSFFESRYVGDIISRVQENRKIEQFLTGEALSILLDLLTVFIYVGLMFWYSWKMALLALVIVPPFFLLALIATPFLRRISREIFQAYAQENSYLIETLSGVRTVKSTAVEQTVRWHWEELLNKEIKQGFTGQVISNRLQIFSNAIEAVTTTALLWYGAWLVIQNQLTIGQLVAFNMLLGNVITPFQRLTVLWNQFQEVVIAMERINDVLDAEPEEDLQQQARQSLPPIKGHICFDKVTFRYHPESEVNVLENLSFEVKPGQMVALVGRSGSGKTTISKLILGLYPPTDGKVLIDQLDITSLSLGSLRSQVGVVDQDTFLFGGTIRENISLGHSAASLDEIIEAARLAGADEFIKQLPMGYETQIGEGGGMLSGGQRQRIAIARALLGNPKLLVLDEATSHLDAESERIIQNNLNQILKGRTTLVIAHRLSTVQNADLILVMDRGVLIERGTHKELMAKRGHYYYLNQQQFKAEEVE, encoded by the coding sequence ATGGTTCAAAATTTAGCCCCAATTTCTTCTCAGCAGCTGAGGGATACCCTAGGGCAAGAGTTTAATGATGCCGAATTTTCCCGGATTCTCAAACAGATAAAATTTATCGAACCCAAAGTCGGCCAGTTTTGGCAAGCTGAACAAGCGGAAGCTGGTATTTATATCGTGATTACCGGCAAGGTTAGATTACTCAACAGTGCTGGGGAAAAATTTGCCACCTTGACAGAGGGAGACTCGTTTGGGGAATCTACCTTTTTTCCCGATGCATCCTTTTCGCCTTACTCAGCGAGGGCTTCTCGGAATCTGAAGCTTTGCTATCTCACCCCTGAATTGTTGTTTCCACTAATTAGCAAATATCCTAACATCCGAGACCATCTGTATGATCTCGCCCGTAGGCAAAATTCAGTACTGGTTGACTCCGACACCCAGCCCACTCCATCACCCCAACCCATCAGCCCATCACCTCCTCCCCCATCCACACCTGCCAAAACGATTAGTAAAGCCTATTTTCCCAATCCTAATCAACGAGTGGGACATTTGTGGCAACGGGTAATCCGACGCTATCCATATTTTGCCCAGCAGAGTGGTTCTGACTGTGGTGCCGCCTGTTTGGTAATGGTATCTCGCTATTGGGGTAAACGGTTTAGTGTGAATCGTTTGCGAGATATCGCTAATGTAGACCGTAATGGTGCATCACTGCGGGGATTATCAGCAGCAGCAGAAAGTATTGGCTTTTCTACTCGTCCGGTTAAAGCTAGTCTTGACCAGCTAGCCAAACAAAAACTACCAGCCATTGTTCACTGGGAAGGTAAACATTATATTGTTGTTTATCAAATAACCAAAAATTCCGTTATTGTTGCTGACCCGGCCATTGGTCAACGTACCCTCAGCCAGCAGCAATTTAAAGCAGATTGGAGCGGTTATGCACTGCTGCTACAACCGACTGCGTTACTCAAGGATGCTAAAGAGACGACTACTACCTTCTGGCAATTCTTTGAGTTAATGAAACCCCATGGGGTAGTGGTGCTCGAAGTGTTTATCGCTTCATTATTTATCCAGATATTTGGATTAATTACACCTCTATTTACCCAGCTAATTTTAGACCGAGTGGTGGTGCAGCGCTCTGGGCTAACCTTAATGGCGGTAGGGTTAGGGCTACTGATGTTTAGCCTATTTCGAGTGGCGATGATGGGGTTGCGACAATATCTACTAGACCACACGGCTAATAAAGTAGATGCAGCGCTGATTGTAGGATTTATTCGCCATACACTGCGGTTGCCTCTCTCATTTTTCGAGTCCCGCTATGTTGGTGACATTATATCACGAGTCCAGGAAAACCGCAAGATTGAGCAGTTCCTTACCGGTGAAGCCTTATCAATTCTGCTGGATTTACTAACGGTATTTATCTATGTAGGATTGATGTTTTGGTACAGTTGGAAAATGGCGTTGTTGGCCTTAGTGATTGTGCCGCCATTTTTCCTACTAGCCTTAATCGCGACTCCGTTTTTACGGAGGATTTCCCGGGAAATATTTCAGGCTTACGCCCAGGAGAATAGCTATCTGATTGAAACCCTTTCTGGTGTCCGAACGGTTAAATCCACAGCAGTAGAACAAACAGTACGTTGGCATTGGGAGGAGTTATTAAATAAGGAGATAAAACAGGGATTTACTGGGCAAGTGATCAGCAATCGGCTCCAAATTTTCAGCAATGCTATTGAAGCGGTGACGACAACAGCCCTACTCTGGTACGGAGCGTGGTTAGTAATTCAAAATCAGCTAACTATTGGGCAATTAGTGGCTTTTAATATGCTGCTAGGAAATGTGATTACTCCCTTCCAGCGGTTAACGGTGTTATGGAATCAATTCCAGGAAGTAGTAATTGCTATGGAACGGATTAATGATGTGTTGGATGCGGAACCAGAGGAGGATTTGCAGCAGCAGGCGCGTCAATCCTTACCACCAATTAAAGGTCACATTTGCTTTGATAAGGTAACGTTTCGCTATCACCCAGAAAGTGAGGTAAATGTACTGGAAAATCTTTCCTTTGAAGTGAAACCAGGACAAATGGTAGCCCTAGTGGGACGCAGTGGTTCAGGGAAAACCACGATTTCTAAATTGATATTGGGATTGTATCCTCCTACGGATGGTAAAGTATTGATTGATCAACTAGATATTACGAGTTTGTCCTTAGGGTCTTTGCGATCGCAAGTGGGAGTAGTAGACCAAGATACGTTTTTGTTTGGTGGAACCATTCGGGAAAATATTAGCTTAGGTCATTCCGCTGCTAGTCTAGACGAGATTATAGAAGCAGCACGATTGGCTGGTGCTGATGAATTTATTAAACAGTTGCCCATGGGGTATGAAACCCAGATTGGCGAAGGGGGAGGAATGTTGTCTGGTGGACAACGGCAACGGATTGCGATCGCACGGGCTTTGTTAGGGAATCCTAAGTTATTAGTTTTAGATGAAGCCACCTCCCATTTAGATGCCGAATCCGAACGGATTATTCAGAATAATTTAAATCAGATTCTCAAAGGGAGGACAACATTAGTGATTGCTCATCGGTTGTCTACAGTCCAGAATGCGGATTTAATTTTAGTGATGGATAGAGGAGTATTGATTGAAAGGGGAACCCATAAAGAGTTAATGGCAAAACGGGGACATTATTATTATCTGAATCAACAGCAATTTAAGGCTGAGGAAGTTGAGTGA
- a CDS encoding helix-turn-helix domain-containing protein: MSHHQSTSESKSDWPTATLRERISVGLCLTPFQRKLLQKNLQSDLPQQYRQRIEIMLLADEGKSQVQICKALGCCAATVRHWILMARMGQAHNWNDHPIGRPKAVNDHYLARLRELVSRGPKEFGYAFERWTAGWLSKHLAKELGIQITPQHVNRLLKQMGLSTKGKPVCENESSNLNQPSNRIAIRDLDALEVSDLKSADWLL; this comes from the coding sequence ATGTCACACCATCAATCGACATCCGAAAGTAAGAGCGATTGGCCTACGGCCACGCTACGCGAACGCATTTCTGTAGGTCTTTGTTTGACACCGTTTCAGCGCAAACTGCTGCAAAAAAATCTGCAATCGGATTTACCACAACAGTATCGTCAGCGTATCGAAATTATGCTGCTAGCGGATGAAGGGAAAAGCCAAGTTCAAATTTGTAAAGCCCTAGGGTGTTGTGCCGCTACAGTACGCCATTGGATTCTCATGGCTCGTATGGGTCAAGCCCATAACTGGAATGATCATCCCATTGGTCGCCCTAAAGCAGTAAATGATCACTATCTGGCACGGTTGCGAGAACTGGTCAGCCGTGGTCCAAAAGAATTTGGTTATGCCTTTGAGCGTTGGACGGCGGGGTGGTTAAGTAAACATCTAGCGAAAGAGTTGGGAATTCAAATAACCCCTCAGCATGTCAATCGGCTGCTGAAACAAATGGGGCTGTCTACCAAAGGGAAACCTGTCTGTGAAAACGAAAGTAGCAATCTCAATCAGCCTAGTAATCGGATTGCGATTCGGGACCTGGATGCTCTTGAAGTATCCGATCTAAAGTCCGCTGACTGGCTTCTTTGA
- the cbiQ gene encoding cobalt ECF transporter T component CbiQ, translating to MKHGLDAYAHLDSPIHSWEPRAKLIALLTLIFAFSFVQHLIVLPGMVALTLIFYRVSRLPLSFLLNRLRYPGLFLLGITLLLPFTVGTTVIIQLGPIALRQEGLLTLVLIATRFLCILTISVILFGTAPFLTNIKAMRSLGLPSLLADMTLLSYRYIEQFSNDLAKMKRAMQLRGFRAKGHSLSWQEFGRHPVGSLLASFARSYRNLRLLASLTGTLLVRSYQQSQQVYKAMILRGYSNTSKFMVSESSGVTRETRTQSFSLPLPRGKRRSSSTNTASFHHYIALGLTSLISVGFVVAEILLT from the coding sequence ATGAAACATGGACTTGATGCCTACGCTCACTTGGACTCGCCCATCCACAGTTGGGAACCTCGTGCCAAGCTAATTGCCCTATTGACCCTAATTTTCGCGTTTTCCTTTGTACAGCATTTGATAGTGCTACCAGGGATGGTGGCTCTGACCCTAATTTTTTATCGAGTCTCTCGCCTGCCACTGTCCTTTCTGTTGAATCGGTTGCGCTATCCGGGATTGTTTCTGTTAGGGATTACACTGCTACTCCCCTTCACAGTAGGCACTACCGTGATCATCCAGCTTGGTCCAATCGCCCTGCGACAGGAAGGACTGCTAACCCTAGTGCTGATTGCCACCCGTTTCCTATGTATTCTGACCATTAGTGTGATTTTATTTGGCACCGCACCCTTTTTGACCAACATCAAAGCTATGCGATCGCTTGGTCTTCCCTCACTGCTAGCGGATATGACTCTGTTGTCTTACCGCTATATTGAGCAATTTAGTAACGACCTAGCTAAAATGAAGCGGGCAATGCAGCTGCGAGGTTTTCGTGCCAAAGGACATTCGCTTTCATGGCAGGAATTTGGACGTCACCCAGTGGGTTCGCTACTGGCATCCTTCGCCCGTAGTTACCGTAACCTGAGACTTTTAGCGTCCCTAACCGGAACACTTTTGGTGCGCAGTTACCAGCAATCCCAGCAAGTCTATAAAGCGATGATTTTACGAGGGTATAGTAACACCTCTAAATTTATGGTTTCTGAGAGTTCTGGTGTGACAAGAGAGACTAGAACACAGAGCTTTTCATTACCGCTTCCTAGGGGAAAGCGTAGGTCGTCTAGTACAAACACTGCTAGTTTCCACCACTACATTGCTCTGGGACTCACTAGCTTGATTTCAGTAGGATTTGTGGTCGCAGAAATTCTCTTAACATAA
- a CDS encoding ABC transporter ATP-binding protein produces the protein MTQQKQEFFYREDYIEPYQSPTSLHYALAIDSLYFSYPEQPDSLRNINLTIKPGERVGLIGPNGAGKTTLFLSICGILKPTRARVMLLFGKPVVAGEFRPEIGLVFQNPDDQLFSPSVWDDVAFGPENMGLPAVEVEQRVQQALSLTGVEHLAARVPHNLSGGQKCMVAIAGVLAMGPSLVLYDEPSANLDLRSRRRLISFLKGSQETILISSHDLELILEVCDRVLLLDEGQIIADGPPQQVMANQQLMESHGLEKPHSIVSVISNQ, from the coding sequence GTGACCCAGCAAAAACAAGAATTTTTTTACCGAGAAGATTACATTGAACCCTATCAGTCACCTACTTCCTTACACTACGCCCTTGCCATTGATAGTCTGTATTTTTCATATCCAGAGCAACCGGATAGTTTACGCAATATCAATCTCACCATTAAGCCAGGGGAACGGGTAGGTTTAATTGGACCGAATGGTGCTGGTAAAACTACCCTATTTCTGAGCATCTGCGGCATTTTAAAACCAACTAGGGCAAGAGTGATGCTGTTATTTGGCAAACCTGTGGTAGCGGGTGAGTTTCGCCCAGAAATTGGTCTGGTGTTTCAGAATCCCGATGACCAGTTATTTTCCCCTTCGGTCTGGGATGACGTAGCCTTTGGACCAGAGAATATGGGGTTACCAGCGGTTGAGGTTGAACAGCGAGTTCAACAAGCCCTATCCCTGACGGGTGTGGAACACTTAGCGGCTCGAGTTCCCCACAACCTGTCTGGGGGTCAGAAGTGTATGGTAGCGATCGCAGGGGTTTTAGCCATGGGTCCATCCCTAGTGCTTTACGATGAACCCAGTGCCAATCTTGACCTTCGTTCCCGGCGTCGCTTGATTAGCTTTTTGAAAGGGTCCCAGGAGACAATACTGATTTCCTCCCATGACCTAGAACTGATTTTAGAAGTATGCGATCGCGTTTTGCTACTTGACGAAGGGCAAATTATTGCTGATGGTCCTCCTCAACAGGTGATGGCTAATCAGCAGCTGATGGAGTCTCATGGTTTGGAAAAGCCTCACTCTATAGTTTCAGTTATCAGTAATCAGTGA
- a CDS encoding beta-ketoacyl-ACP synthase III produces MNQLGTGIAITGSGSAASEVTLDNHQLSQMVHTSDEWITTRTGIRQRHLVDAQGSLSEMATAAAKNAIAMAGIAPEDLDLIILATSTPDDLFGSANQVQALLGASKAVAFDITAACSGFVFGLATASQFIRTGVYQNVLLIGADILSRWVDWSDRSTCVLFGDGAGAVVLQANQSDRLLGFALCSDGTQNSCLQLAYEPQEQEIVKGLTVAKGTYQPITMSGKEVYRFAVQKVPEVIEKALFRADLSTEQVDWLVLHQANQRILDAVAQRLDIPKDKVLSNLAQYGNTSAASIPIVLDEAVRLEKIKSGDIIAISGFGAGLTWGAAVFKWGR; encoded by the coding sequence TTGAATCAACTAGGAACAGGCATTGCTATTACCGGAAGCGGTTCCGCAGCGTCAGAGGTTACCCTCGATAACCATCAACTAAGCCAGATGGTTCATACATCGGATGAGTGGATTACCACCCGTACCGGAATTCGGCAACGGCATCTGGTGGATGCACAAGGGAGTCTAAGTGAGATGGCTACTGCGGCAGCAAAGAATGCGATCGCTATGGCTGGAATTGCTCCTGAAGACCTAGATCTGATTATCCTAGCCACCTCAACCCCAGATGATTTGTTTGGCAGTGCTAATCAAGTTCAGGCTCTCCTGGGAGCATCAAAAGCAGTTGCCTTTGATATAACCGCAGCCTGCTCTGGGTTCGTCTTTGGACTGGCTACAGCGTCCCAATTTATCCGCACTGGCGTTTACCAAAATGTCTTACTGATTGGTGCGGATATTCTCTCAAGGTGGGTAGATTGGTCAGACCGAAGTACTTGTGTACTATTTGGAGATGGTGCTGGGGCTGTAGTTTTGCAGGCAAATCAATCCGATCGCTTACTGGGATTTGCACTGTGTAGTGATGGTACCCAAAATAGCTGTCTTCAGTTAGCCTATGAACCACAAGAGCAGGAAATTGTCAAGGGTTTGACTGTTGCTAAAGGGACTTATCAACCCATTACCATGAGTGGCAAAGAGGTTTATCGCTTTGCGGTGCAAAAGGTACCGGAAGTGATTGAAAAAGCATTATTCCGAGCCGATCTCAGCACTGAACAGGTGGATTGGCTGGTCTTGCATCAAGCTAATCAGCGGATTCTCGATGCAGTTGCCCAACGTCTGGATATTCCTAAGGACAAGGTTCTAAGTAATCTCGCCCAATATGGTAATACCTCAGCAGCTTCTATACCTATAGTGTTGGATGAAGCAGTGCGGCTTGAGAAAATTAAATCAGGAGATATTATAGCTATCTCCGGCTTTGGTGCAGGATTGACTTGGGGAGCAGCGGTTTTTAAGTGGGGAAGGTAA
- the plsX gene encoding phosphate acyltransferase PlsX codes for MASTGARIAIDAMGGDYAPHEIVAGAIRAQAELGVEVLLVGDPEQIRSSIAQHHGSSQIEIVAADGVVAMDEEPLVTLKRKPKASINVAMDLVKQGRADAVVCAGHSGAAMAAALLRLGRLPGIDRPAIGAVFPSIMAGKPVIILDVGAIVDCRPKYLEQFAIMGSVYSKYVLGMEDPKVGLLNIGEEECKGNDLAIRTHQLLRKNSRINFIGNAEGRDVLSGQFDVIVCDGFVGNILLKFAEAVGEVMLQIIREELPQGIQGQLGTALLKPNLKRIKQRMDHAEHGGALLLGVAGICIISHGSSQAPSIFNAIRLAQEAIDHRVIERIKANHFKSSKESVASNSSSQE; via the coding sequence ATGGCATCGACTGGCGCACGAATCGCAATAGACGCTATGGGCGGGGATTATGCCCCCCATGAAATAGTTGCTGGAGCTATTAGAGCACAAGCTGAATTAGGGGTAGAGGTATTGTTGGTAGGGGATCCTGAGCAAATTAGATCCTCTATTGCCCAACACCACGGATCAAGTCAGATAGAAATTGTAGCTGCTGATGGTGTCGTTGCCATGGACGAAGAACCCTTGGTGACCTTGAAGCGTAAGCCCAAGGCTTCTATTAACGTAGCCATGGACTTAGTCAAGCAAGGACGTGCTGACGCTGTAGTCTGTGCTGGTCACTCTGGGGCAGCCATGGCAGCGGCTCTATTGCGCTTAGGGCGTCTGCCAGGGATTGACCGTCCCGCAATTGGCGCAGTGTTTCCTAGCATCATGGCTGGCAAGCCAGTGATTATATTGGACGTGGGGGCAATTGTGGATTGTCGCCCTAAATATCTAGAGCAGTTTGCCATCATGGGGTCAGTATATAGCAAGTATGTCTTGGGCATGGAAGATCCTAAGGTAGGACTGCTAAACATTGGTGAGGAAGAGTGTAAAGGCAATGATTTGGCCATCCGCACTCATCAACTGCTACGAAAAAATTCCAGAATAAACTTTATAGGCAATGCTGAGGGTAGAGATGTACTCTCAGGTCAGTTTGATGTAATTGTGTGCGATGGCTTTGTGGGCAATATACTGCTCAAATTTGCCGAAGCTGTAGGGGAGGTGATGCTGCAAATTATCCGAGAAGAACTGCCTCAAGGGATACAAGGTCAGCTAGGTACAGCATTGTTAAAACCCAACTTGAAGCGGATTAAGCAGCGTATGGATCATGCAGAACATGGCGGTGCCCTACTCTTAGGGGTGGCAGGAATTTGTATTATTAGTCACGGTAGCTCCCAAGCCCCATCAATTTTTAACGCGATTCGGTTGGCTCAAGAAGCCATTGATCACCGCGTAATAGAGCGGATTAAAGCCAATCACTTCAAAAGCTCTAAGGAATCAGTGGCTAGCAATTCCAGCAGTCAGGAGTAA